GAGAGCACCGTCCGGGCCAATCGGGTCGCCTTCGAGCGCTGGCGCATCGTCCCGAGGGTCCTGCGCGGCGTCGCCGGGCGCGAGGTCTCCGTGGAGCTCTTCGGGAGGCGGCTCCCGGCCCCGCTCCTGCTCGCCCCGGTCGGGGTTCTGGAGGCGGCCCACCGGGAGGCCGACGTCGCCGTGGCCCGGGCGGCGGCCCGGCTCGGGGTGCCGCTCGTCTTCTCCAGCCAGGCCTCCCGGCCGATGGAGGAGTGCGCCGCAGCGATGGGCGACGCGCCCCGCTGGTTCCAGCTCTACTGGAGCACCTCCGACGAGCTCGTGGAGAGCTTCGTGGCCCGGGCCGAGAGGTGTGGGTGCGAGGCCATCGTCCTCACCCTCGACACCACCATGCTCGGCTGGCGGCCCCGGGATCTCGACCTCGCGAGCCTCCCCTTCCTGCGCGGGAGGGGCATCGCCCAGTACACGAGCGATCCCGTCTTCCGGCGGGCTCTGGACCGGCCGCTGCCGCCCTCCGGCGGCCGCCCCGCGGTGAACCTCTCCACGCTGCGGGCGCTCGTGGGGCTCGCCCGGAGGTACCCGGGGGGTTTTCTGGAGAACCTGCGCTCCGGGGAGCCGCTCGCCGCTGTGCGGCGGTTCATCGCGACCTACTCGCGCACCTCGCTGCGGTGGGAGGATCTCGCCTTCCTGTGCGAGCGCACCCGGCTACCGGTGCTTCTCAAGGGCATCCTGCACCCGGAGGACGCCCGGCTCGCGCTGGAGCACGGGGTGGACGGTGTGATCGTCTCGAACCACGGCGGGCGGCAGGTGGACGGCGCGATAGCCGCCCTGGATGCCCTGCCCGGTGTGGTAGAGGCGGTGGACGGGCGTGTACCGGTGCTCTTCGACAGCGGCGTCCGCGGCGGGGCCGACATCTTCAAGGCGCTCGCCCTCGGAGCCACCGCCGTCTGCCTCGGCCGTCCCTACGTCTACGGGCTCGCGCTGGCCGGGGAGAAGGGTGTTGCGGAGGTGGTAGAGAACGTGCTGGCAGAGTTCGACCTCACCATGGGGCTCGCCGGGTGCCGGTCGGTAGCGGAGATCTCCCGCGACCTTTTGGTGCCCGCGCCCGGGACGCCGGTCTCTTCGCCGGGCGGTTAGCTCGCGGCCTCAGAACGAGGAGCCAGGCGTCTTGAGGAACGCGGTCTCCTCCTCCGTCGTCTTCCGGCCCAGGGCCTCGTTGCGGTGCGGGAAGCGCCCGAAGCGCTCGATGATCTCCATGTGTCGCTCGGCGTACTCCAGGGGCTGATCGAGCCCCGTCTCGGCCGCCAGCCTCCCGAAGAGCTCCACCGAGCGGCGCTGGTCCTCGAGGCGTTCGCTGTGCTCGAAGGGCAGGTAGACGAAGAGGCGCTCGACCGGGGAGAGAGCTCGGTCGAAGCCCGAGCGCAGCGCGGAGTCGGCGGCCTCGCGGGCCTTCCCGTCGGTGGCGAAAGCCCGCGCCGTACCCCGGAACATGTTGCGGGGGAACTGGTCGAGCAGCAGGATCAGGGCCAGGCAGCTCCGCGGCTCCTCTTTCCAGCCCTCCAGCTCGCCGCGGGCCGCCCGCTCGTAGAGGCCGCCGAAGCGGTTCCGGATCTCCGCGTCGAAGGCCGGATCCTTGCGGAACCACCTCTCCCGGAAGACCGGCTCCCCGCCGAACCAGAGATCCAGGACCTCTTCGACGTCGCTACTCTTCCTCACGGGTCACGACCGTGATGTCGTTCTCGGAGCGGGCCGAGACCCGGCCCTCCACCTTCGTGGTGTAGCCGTCCCACATCCAGAGCTCCGGGATGATCTCCGAGACGATCTCGCCGTCGTCGAACATCCTGACCATCGAGCTCTCCGAGACGACCACCGCCACCGCGTTCGTCCGGCGCGAGACCGAGGCCGCGGCCATGTGCCGGCTGCCGAGCCCCAGTGGGAGGTCCAGATCCTCGGAGGTGGTGTCCAGGTAGCGGGCGGCCGAGAGCACGACCCCCTCGTCGGAGACGACGAAGGCCCCGTCGAGCTGGGAGAGCTCCTTTATCGTCTCGCGCAGGTTGGGGTCG
The Rubrobacter xylanophilus genome window above contains:
- a CDS encoding lactate 2-monooxygenase codes for the protein MRERGFGVRRQTEIYTSGLAGRRPAVPTDPDRLEGAARKKMSREAFAYVAGGAGSESTVRANRVAFERWRIVPRVLRGVAGREVSVELFGRRLPAPLLLAPVGVLEAAHREADVAVARAAARLGVPLVFSSQASRPMEECAAAMGDAPRWFQLYWSTSDELVESFVARAERCGCEAIVLTLDTTMLGWRPRDLDLASLPFLRGRGIAQYTSDPVFRRALDRPLPPSGGRPAVNLSTLRALVGLARRYPGGFLENLRSGEPLAAVRRFIATYSRTSLRWEDLAFLCERTRLPVLLKGILHPEDARLALEHGVDGVIVSNHGGRQVDGAIAALDALPGVVEAVDGRVPVLFDSGVRGGADIFKALALGATAVCLGRPYVYGLALAGEKGVAEVVENVLAEFDLTMGLAGCRSVAEISRDLLVPAPGTPVSSPGG
- a CDS encoding DNA integrity scanning protein DisA nucleotide-binding domain protein gives rise to the protein MQDTAGIFREICSRRGGVNTAVLEQVVELAVEIAREGREGRKIGTLFVVGDSEEVLRRSKPLILDPLAGHPEESKRISDPNLRETIKELSQLDGAFVVSDEGVVLSAARYLDTTSEDLDLPLGLGSRHMAAASVSRRTNAVAVVVSESSMVRMFDDGEIVSEIIPELWMWDGYTTKVEGRVSARSENDITVVTREEE
- a CDS encoding DUF924 family protein, with translation MRKSSDVEEVLDLWFGGEPVFRERWFRKDPAFDAEIRNRFGGLYERAARGELEGWKEEPRSCLALILLLDQFPRNMFRGTARAFATDGKAREAADSALRSGFDRALSPVERLFVYLPFEHSERLEDQRRSVELFGRLAAETGLDQPLEYAERHMEIIERFGRFPHRNEALGRKTTEEETAFLKTPGSSF